The DNA window ATGTTGATAATGTGACCCGATTTTTGTTCGATCATTTTCGGAATTATAGCTTTCGAAACATACAAAAGTCCTTTGACATTGATGTCAATCATCGCATCCCAATCGTCTATATTTCCATCCTGAATGGGTTCTAAACCGTGGGCATTTCCAGCATTATTGATCAAAACATCAATGGTAGAAAAATCAGTTGGTAAAGAATTGATGCTGTCAAAAACGGCTTTCTTATCGCGAACATCAAAACACAAAGTGTGGATTTCTGTGAATTCCGAAAGTTCATTTTCGAGTTCGTTCAATCGGTCTTTTCTTCTTCCGCAGAGTATAATTTTATAATTATTTTGGGCCAAAATTCTAGCCGTTGCTCTTCCAATTCCGCTCGTTGCTCCCGTGACTAAAGCTGTTTTTTTCATTGTTTTTTGGGTGTATTTTAAGGACTATTTTTTGAGATTTTGTACTAAAATAATTTTAGAAAAGGCGGATTTCGCCAATGATAAAAAGCCATAAAAATACTAGTGATTTCTCAATTTTTGGTCAATTTCTTTTAAAAATTTAAAATTATGAAAATACAATCACAAAACATCCTTAAAATTCGGGTTTTGTGAGAAGTTTTAACCATTTTTTAACATCGTACTTCTAAAAAAAAATTCAATTTGCACCGTCTTAAAAAACGAACGCGAATTAGCACAATTAAAATACAAATATGGAAGATAATACTACGACTTTGGACATTAGAGCCATCAATGAAAAAATAGAAAGAGAAAGTGCCTTCATCGATTTGCTAACTATGGAAATGAATAAAGTAATCGTCGGTCAAAAACACATGATCGAGCGATTATTAATCGGGCTTTTAGGACAAGGGCATATTTTATTGGAAGGAGTTCCCGGTTTGGCAAAAACATTAGCCATTAACACTTTGGCGCAAGCCGTACAAGGATCCTTTAGTCGAATCCAGTTTACTCCCGATTTATTGCCTGCCGATGTAATTGGAACGATGATTTACAACATTAAATCGAATGAATTTTCAATCAAAAAAGGACCGATTTTTGCCAATTTCGTTCTTGCCGATGAGATCAATCGTGCGCCTGCCAAAGTACAATCGGCATTATTAGAGGCGATGCAGGAAAAACAAGTGACCATTGGTGACACCACTTTCAAATTAGATAAGCCTTTCTTGGTTCTTGCCACTCAAAACCCAATCGAACAAGAGGGAACTTATCCTTTGCCAGAAGCACAAGTCGATCGTTTTATGTTGAAAACCGTGATCGATTATCCAAAAATGGAAGACGAAAGAATGGTGGTGCGTCAAAACCTTAAAGGAAGCTACGAAAAAGTAAATGCGGTTGTTTCTGTAGAACAAATTTTACGAGCACAAGAAGCCGTTCGCGAAGTGTATATGGACGAAAAAATTGAAAAATACATTCTTGATATTATTTTCGCTACTCGTTATCCTGAAAAATACAAATTGGCCGATTTGAAACCATTAATCAGTTTTGGATCTTCGCCACGTGGAAGTATCAATTTGGCAAATGCGGCAAAATGTTACGCTTTCATCAAACGTCGTGGGTATGTGATTCCAGAAGATGTTCGCGCCGTGGTTCACGATGTATTGCGTCACAGAATTGGAATTACCTACGAAGCCGAAGCCGAGAACATCACCTCGGTTGACATCATCAACAAAATCGTAAACGAGATTGAAGTACCGTAAAAAGATTTTAGATTTTAGATTGCTGATTTTAGATTTTAGATCTGAAATCAGCAATCGTTAATCAACAATCACCAATCAAATGGAAACAAAAGACCTCTTAAAAAAAGTACGAAAAATAGAAATCAAAACCCGAAGATTGAGCGATCATATCTTTTCGGGAGAATACCACACCTCGTTCAAGGGTCGCGGGATGACTTTTAGCGAAGTGCGTCCGTACCAATATGGCGATGATATTCGTGCTATCGACTGGAATGTGACGGCCCGTTACAATGAGGCTCACGTTAAAGTTTTCGAGGAAGAGCGTGAGTTAACGATGATGTTGATGGTCGATATTTCGGGTTCTGAAAGTTTTGGGTCCAAAAACCAATTTAAGAAAGATATTGTTACTGAAATAGCGGCGACAATGGCGTTTTCTGCTACCAATAATAATGACAAGATTGGTTTGATTTTGTTTTCGGATCAAATCGAATTGTACATTCCGCCCAAAAAAGGACGTTCACACGTTTTGAGAATCATTCGTGAATTGATAGAGTTTGAACCTAAAAGCCACAAAACGGATATTGCACAAGCTTTGAAATTCTTGTCTAGCACTCAAAAAAAGAAAGCGATTGTGTTCGTAATTTCCGATTTCATTTCCGAAGATTATGAGCATACTTTGAAAATTGCTTCTAAAAAACACGATATTACTGGCATTCGAGTGTATGATATTCGCGAAGAAAAAATGCCAAATTTAGGAATGGTTTCTATGTTGGATGCTGAAACTGGCGAAACACAATTGATTAATACAGGTTCGAAATCAGTGCGAATCAATTATGAAAAATACTATCAAGAGAAGCTGAAATATTTCAAGGAAACCTTTAGCAAATCGGGTGCAGGAGTGGTAAACACAAGAGTTGACGAAAGTTATGTAACCAAATTGTTAGGCTATTTTAAATCCCGTTAAATTAACTACAAACCTATAAGGTTTTAAAAACCTTATAGGTTTAAATATTAAGAATGAAAAAAATACTACTATACTTTCTGTTTACCACCGCTGTTTTTGCCCAACAAAAACAAGTGACAACCAGTATTGATACCACCAAAAATAAAATCGGAGCGGAGTTCAAACTTACGTTGAAAACCAATGTAGATACCTTGTCGAAAGTGGTTTTTCCCAACGCCAAAAACTTCGGGGCACTAGAAGTCATTTACTCGTATCCCATTGACACCATCTTAAAAAACGACCGATATGAATTAGTCAAAAGATATGGTTTAACCCAATTTGATTCAGGGAAATACACCATTCCTAGCATTAAAATTTTAATCAATAACAAACCGTTTTTATCAGATTCAATCAAAGTTGAAGTTGCCAATGTTGTTGTTGATACATTAAAACAAAAAATGTATGACATCAAGGATATTGTCCCAGCAAACGAATCGAGCGATTGGTGGAAATATGTTTTGTTTGTGCTACTAATTGCGGGAATTGCCGCATTCATATATTGGTTTGTAAAACTTCGCCAAAAGAAAGTAATAGAAGAAGAAATTTATAAAACGCCTATCGAAAAGGCGACTAGTTTACTCAATTCACTAGAGAAAAAAGAGCTTTGGCAACACGGTGAAGTCAAAGCTTATTATAGTGAATTGACAGATATTGTTCGTAATTATATCGAAGAAGCCATCGAAATTCCAGCAATGGAAAGCACTACTTCTGAACTGATTGAAGGTTTGCAAATGGCTTCCAAAAAGAAGAAAATGAAGTTGTCGAAAGAAACGATCGACAATTTATTCGTGGTTTTAAAACAAGCCGATTTAGTAAAATTTGCCAAATCAAAACCGATGGATTTCGAAATTACGGAAGACCGCAAAAAAATTGAAAGAGCCATCGTTACTTTGGATAAAGCTATACCTGTAGTTGTCGAAAACAATGACGAAATGTTGCTTAACGAAATGCAACGTCAAGAACAATTGAAGCGGGAATTGAAAAAACAAAGACAGAAACGCATAATTATTGCCTCTGTTTCGGTATTTCTGCTCCTTTTTATAACCTTGACTTTCCTTATTGCTACAAAAGGATTCACTTATGTAAAGGACAATATCATTGGACATCCATCGAAAGAATTATTGGAAGGCGAATGGATAAAAAGCGAATACGGAAATCCAATTGTGAGAGTGGAAACACCTAAAGTGCTCAAAAGGGTTGACTTGAAGAAAACTTTGCCAAAAGAGGGAATGGCTTTGATAAAGGATATGCAGTCTTTTGCTTACGGAAGCCTAATCGATAATTTTTATATTATGGTTTCGACTTTGCATTTCAAGCAGGAGACACAAATCGATTTGGCCAAATCATTGGATGGCGCTTTGCAAACTTTGGAAGCGCAAGGAGCCCAAAATATGATAGTGAAACAAGAAGATTTTGAAACCAAAGAAGGCATCAAAGGCATCAAAGGATACGGTACTTTTTCGCAAATTGATGGTAAAAATCAAAGCAGTACCAAGTTATATTATGAAGTGCTGATTTTTAGTCAGGAAGGTGGATTGCAGCAAGTTATTATCGTTCACGAAGAGGGCGATCCATATGCCAATCAAATTTCAGAACGAATTTTGAGCTCGGTTGAACTTCAAAACAGCAAACAATAATGGGAAAATTAAGCTTTTTAAATCCAGAGTTTTTTTGGCTATTCTTATTGATTCCAGTAATTGGAGGATGGATGTATTGGAAAAGACACCAACAAACCGCCAATTTGAAAATAAGTTCAACCCAAGGGTTCAAAAATTCAAATTCGCTATTGGTAAAATTCCAACCGATGTTGAATGTGATGCGATTATTGGCTTTAAGTTCATTGATTATTGCGATGGCAAGACCCAGAACAGTGGATATTAGCAATCAAACTAAAACCACAAGAGGGATTGATATTGTGCTGGCAATGGACGTTTCGGGCAGTATGCTCGCCAAAGATTTGAGGCCAAACCGAATGGAAGCCATCAAAGAGGTGGCGGCAGATTTTGTCGAAGAAAGACCAAACGATAGAATTGGACTGGTGGTTTATGCCTCAGAAGCCTATACTAAAACACCGGTAACCAGCGATAAAGCAGTGGTCCTCGATGCTATCGGCGGTATTAAATACGACCAAGTTTTGCAAGACGGAACAGGAATAGGAATGGGATTGGCCACGGCTGTTAATCGATTGAAAGAAAGTAAAGCCAAAAGCAAAGTCATAATTCTATTGACCGACGGGGTGAATAATGCGGGATTTATCGAGCCAGAAACAGCGGCAGATATTGCCAAACAATACGGAATAAAAGTGTATACCATAGGTGTTGGAACAAACGGAATGGCCGAATCTCCCTATGCTTTGTCGCCCAACGGGCAGATTTTATTTCAAATGATGAAAGTAGAAATCGATGAACAGTTAATGAAAAGTATTGCCAGAAAAACTGGCGGAAAATATTTCAGAGCCACCAGTAATAGCAAATTGGCCGAAATTTACGAATCAATCAACGCCTTAGAAACCACCGAAATCAAAGAATTACGATTCTATGATTATGATGAAAAATACAGGCCTTTTGTTTGGTTTGCGCTCGGTCTTATACTAGTGGAATTAGGATTACGAAATACGGTTTACAGGAGTTTTATTTAAACTTAAACACAAAGGACACAAGGACTCCACTAAGAGCACAAATTAAACGATATAAAAGGCTAAAGTAAAAATGAGTGAGAATGATATATCAAAGATTGTTTTTGAAAGTGCATTATAAATTCATAGAATTTTGGGTCCAGGATTATTAGAAAGCGCTTATGAAGAGTGTATGTTTTATGAGTTGAAGAAGTATAATTTAAAAGTTGAAAAACAAAAACAGTTGCCTCTGGTTTATGAAGAAGTGAAGCTAGATGCTGGATTTAGAATTGATATTATTGTAGAAGATAAATTTATAGTTGAGATTAAATCAGTTGAATCCTTGAATGATGTTCATCTGGCACAATTGTTAACTTACCTAAGATTATCAAATTGTAAATTAGGATTGTTAATTAATTTCAATGTTGATTTATTAAAAAACGGTATTAAAAGAGTAATTAACGGAACATTATAAATACAGTTTGCAATTAATTTTGTGAACTTAGAGAAAAAACGTAGTGCCCTTTGTGGTTTAGCAAAAATGGAATTAGACGAATCAAAATATTTATACCTTCTTTTTATAGTACCCATTTTGGTGTTGCTTTTTCTATACAATATCTATTGGAAGAGAAAAAAACAGCGCGAATTTGGTGACCTGGATTTAATTAAAAAACTAAGTCCTGAAAAATCGGTTTTCAAGCCAATTCTGAAATTGGTAGTGTTGCTTTTGGCGCTTGTTGCTCTTATTTTAGGTTTGGTAAACCCAAAAATTGGAACCAAAATGGAAACTGTAAAACGAGAAGGTATCGACATCGTTTTTGCAATGGACGTTTCCAAAAGTATGCTCGCCGAAGATGTTGCACCCAACCGATTGGAAAAAAGCAAACAAATCGTTTCTCAAATTATCAATCAATTAGGGAATGACAGAATAGGAATTGTGGCCTATGCTGCAAGTGCTTTTCCCGTTTTGCCTATCACAACCGATTATGGAGTAGCCAAAATGTTTCTGCAAAGTATGAATACCGATATTGTTTCCTCGCAAGGAACATCGCTCGACGAAGCCATAAAATTATCGGCTACTTATTTTGATGAGAAAAGCAAAACCAGCAAATTATTGATTATGATTTCGGACGGCGAAGACCATTCTGAAGGAGCTGATGATGCCGCCGAGGAAGCCAATAAGTTGGGAATGAAAATCATTACCATCGGTATAGGAACCGAAAAAGGAAGCACGATTCCAATCAGAGTTAATGGAATTGTTGAAAGTTTTAAGAGAGACGCCAATAACGAAGTGGTTATCACAAAACTGAATAAAGAAGGCTTAACCACCATTGCCAAAGCTACCAAGGGAGGTTATGTTGACGGCAATAATACAAAAGCAGTATTGGATTATGTCAAAAACGCACTCGACAATATTCAAAAAACTGAATTTGAATCGACACAAATGGCCAATTTTCAATCGCAATTTCAGTGGTTTTTAGGTTTTGCATTTGTGCTTTTAGCATTAGATGTTTTTCTGTTGGAAAGACGTACAAAATGGGTTCAAAAATTGAATTTATTTAACGAAAAAGAGTAAGCCCCGATCCCTGAAGGTGGCGCTAAACATTATATTTAAAAGTTGTAAAATAAAGAATTACAAATGATTAAAAAATATTTCATATTGGTTTTCTTATTCCCCGCCTTGGCGGGGCTAGGGGGCTTGTTTGCTCAAGAGAAAGACAAAACATTGCCTAAGGCGAATGATGAATATACCCAAAAGAACTTTGTTGAGGCGGAAGCCAATTATAGAATTTCACGCTCAAAGTTCCCACGAAGAACGGTGGCTCCTTTCAATTTAGGGAATGCAATTTACAAACAAAAACAAGCTGCCGAAGCCAAATATGCCTATGCTTCTGCATTGAATATCACAAAATCAAGAGTGCAAAGACATAAAGTATTTCACAACTTGGGAAATGTTTTTATGAATGAAAAAGATTATACGAATGCAGTCGAAGCCTATAAAAACGCTTTGAGAAACAAACCATCGGATGATGAAACACGATATAATTATGCTTTGGCCAAAAAAATGTTGAAAGATAATCCGCCGCCAAAAGACGATAAAAACAAGGATAAAAACAAAGATAAGGATAAAGACAAAAAGGACGATAAGAAGGACGGCGATAAAGATAAAAAGGATAATAAAGGAGATCAGGATAAAAAAGACGACAAACCCGGTGAGCAAGGACAACCAAAGCCAATGCCGGGCGGAATTAATAAACAAAGAACCGAAAATCTTTTAGACGCGGTAAATAACGAAGAAAAGAAGATTCAAGATAAAGTAAATGCCCAAAAAGTAAAAGGAAAACCAGTTCAGGCCGAGAAAGATTGGTAAATCCCACACGCGAGCGGTAGCGAACTGGCGAAGCAAATTCCCGAAAGGGAAATTTGGAATAGATAATAAATTTGAAAAAATAACAAAATAATATACCCTGTTTCGACTCCCTCTCCTTGGAGAGGGCTGGGGTGAGAAAAAAATGAAAAGATTTGTAATAATACTGTTTTTAATTACCCAATCACTTCTTGCTCAAATTCAATTTGAAGCCAAAGTGAGTAAAACTACGCTTGGACTCAACGAAAGACTGCGCATCGATTTTGTAATGAATATGGATGGAGACAACTTTAGCCAGCCCTCATTCGATGGGTTTAGAGTGGTTGCCGGACCTAGCCAGCAAGTGAGCCAATCGTGGGTAAACGGTAGGAGTTCTTTCGAAAAAATCTATTCCTATTATCTGCTGCCAATGCAAAAAGGGAATATTATCATAAAGCAAGCCACAATAGAATACAACGGCCAGATTTATAAGACCAATCCAGTTAAAATCAGTGTCACCAATGCGGTGCAAGAAGCTAGAGACCCTAATGATGCGCCTCAAATATCAGCTGATAACAACCTTTATTTGGTCGCGGATATTTCTAAAACCAATCCCTACATCAACGAACCCATTACCGTGGTTTATAAATTGTATTTTAGCTACAACATCGGAATTTCGAATTGGAGAGAATTAGACAAACCCAAATACAATGATTTTTGGAGTCAAAATATTGACATCAAAGAACTAGTTGGGGAAGAAGGAATGTTTAAGGGCGAAAAGTACCGTTTTGTAGTACTTCGGAAAACAGTTTTATATCCACAAAAATCTGGTAAACTGGTAATTGAACCTTTATCCTTGGATATTGATGTGCAATTGCCAACGAATCGTCGAGATATGTTTGGTCGCGTTGTGGTAACCAATGCCAACAAAAGAGTTTCGGCTGGAGCCAAAACTATCGCGGTAAAAGCACTTCCTGAAGCGGGAAAACCAGCCGATTTTTCTGGAGCGGTTGGGAAGTTTGATTTTAAAGTAATTCCATCGAAAACCAATCTGAAAAACGGGGAAAGTCTCGATTTAGTGGTAAGTGTCACAGGAAAAGGGAATATGAAATTATTCAATTTGCCTAAACCAGTGGTGCCCAATTCCCTCGAAATGTACGATCCTGTTCACGAGGAAAAAGTAAATACCAATTTGGCAGGAATGTCAGGGAAAATTGCAGACAAATACACGATAATTCCACAGTTTAAAGGGAATTACCCCATCAAACCGATGCAGTTTACGTATTTTGATCTCGGTTCAGGAACCTATAAAACCATAACATCACCAGAAATTATGATTAATGTGATGGACGGTCCTTCGGCCAATGATCAAGTGGCTAGCACAACGCCTCAAAATTCCAAAAACATCATTTCGGGTAGCGAACAATTCAAATATATTAAATTGAAAACCGATTTAATAGCAATGAAGGAAAATGATTTCTTTGGTTCGAATACGTTTTACACCTTATTGTTTTTCCCTTTTTTAATGCTGCCATTGATTGTACTATTCAAAAAGAAAAAAGAGGCTATCGACAGCGATGTTTTTGGAAACAGAATAAAAATGAACAACCGTTTGGCAAAGAAATATTTATCCGAAGCCAAAAAGCAAATCAACAACAAAGAGCCGTTTTATGTGGCTTTGGAAAAAGCAATGCACAATTTCTTGAAAGCCAAATTGCATATTGAAACTTCGGATATGAGTAAAACCAATATTCAGCAGCTTTTAGCATCAAGAACTGTAAATGCACAAACGATAATTGATTTTATTACCTTGACTGAAAATTGTGAATTGGCGCGCTATGCCCCATCATCTAGTGCAGAAATTCAAAAAGATTTTGAAAAAGCGGTCGAAATAATATCAGATTTAGAAAAACAAATCTCTTAACCACGAAGGACACAAAGAAGGCACGAAGGGCACAAAGATTTTTATAAAAAAAATGACTGAAAACGAAATATCAAAATTAGTATTCGAAAGTGCTTTGAAAGTGCATAAGATTTTAGGTCCAGGATTGTTGGAAAGTGCTTATGAGGAATGTATGTTTTATGAGCTTAAAAAATCTAATTTGAAAGTTGAAAAACAAAAAGCATTACCTTTAGTTTATGAGGAAGTTAAGTTGGATGTTGGTTACAGAATCGATATTATTGTTGAAGATAAATTTATTGTAGAAATTAAATCTGTTGAAGCTCTAAACGATGTTCATCTAGCACAATTGCTAACTTATTTAAGATTATCAGATTGTAAATTAGGGTTATTAATCAATTTTAATGTCAAATTACTAAAAGAAGGAGTGAGAAGAGTGGTCAATGGAATACTTTAAATAGTGAACTTTGTGCCTTCTTTGCGTCCTTTGTGTTTAAATTTTTTTATGAAAAAGATACTTTTTATATTCCTACTCACAACCCAATTTTTCTTTGCCCAAACCGGCTTCGAAAAGGGGAATACTTTGTACCAAAAAGGGAAATACGAGCAAGCCATCACAGAATATAAGCGGATTCTGGCGACAAAACAACATTCAGCGGACTTGTATTTCAATCTTGGAAATTGCTATTATAAATTGAACCAAGTGGCTCCAGCGATTTATAATTATGAAAAAGCATTGGTGCTGAATCCTGAAGATGCTGAAATTCTAAACAATCTTAAATTTGCTCAAAAACTGCAAATCGATGAGATAAAAGTGATTCCACAAGTTGGTTTTTCAAAAATGGTTCACGATTTCACCGCTATTTTTCATTACAATACTTGGGCGTGGTTGGCTGTAGGATTGTCAACCTTGTTTTTATTTTGTTTTGCGGGCTATTATTTTTCGAGATTTACTTTTACCAAAAGGATTTTCTTTATCGGAATGTTTATCCTCCTTTTTACGATGATGATTTGTGTTTCAGCTGCAATTTCTGAGAAAAATCATTACGAAAATGAAAGACCCGCTATTGTTTTTGCCGAAATGGTTTTGGTAAAAAGCGAGCCTCAAAGAGCCAGTAATACCGTTTTTACCCTGCACGAAGGCACTAAAGTTTTTGTTCGAGAAACCTTAGACAATTGGAGAAAAATTCAATTGACAGATGGGACCGAAGGCTGGATTGAGAAAACTGCTATTAAGGAAGTGAAATAGATTGCAGGTTGCAGATTTCAGATTACAAAAACTGCTACCTGAAATCTGCCACCTGATTACTTCTTCTTCAAATCCTCATACCATTTTTCAATCGAAGGATAAATAAATCCTGCACTTTTTTGAATCGGACGATAAAACAGGGATTGGTCTAAAGTTTCTTTTTTGGAAAAGGTATTGTTGAAATTTATTTTTTCGAAAAGGTTTAAAAAGATACTCAGGATTAGGATTGTTTTTAATAATCTAAAAAAACCACCACCAAGTTTATTGATTACGCCCAATTGTGCAAAATCGGCAACGCTGGTCAGGAATTTTGCTAAAAGGGAAATGCCAATTACAACCACAAGAAAAGTAATAATAAATGCCGAAATCTGAATCGTTTTTGGATTCCAATGCACAATTGCTGACAGCATTACTCTAGCTAAAAATGAAAATTTTATAGCCAAATAAATGCCTAAAATCAACGAAAGCAAAGAAGCCAATTCGACAAAAAGCCCGTTGCGGATGCCTTTAAAAATGCCAAGCGCAAGCAAACAACCTAAAATAATATCTAAAAAACTCATACAAAAGATTAAAGAAAATTGAAAAAAGAGAATAGAATAAAGAACAAAGATAAACGAATTATGTTGGTATCTTTGCCCAAATTAATTTTAGAATTACCATTTTAGAATTCAGATTAAAAAAATCGGCTCCCGAAGCGTCGGGACTAAAATCTAAAATCCGCAATCTACAATCAAATGTCTAGAGATATACAACTTAAAGAACGCTGGGAAAACCTAGTCAATATACTTTCCGATCAATTTTCGCAAGGCGAAGACCTCGATTTGGACGCCATCATTTATTTAATTGGTGTTCAAGAACTCGGGAAAGTGCATCGCACCTACGAAAAAGACGAAAAACTCAACCTAATGCACATCGCTATTTGTCGGTTATTGGAACCTTACGGTTTCTATGAATTCGAATTTTATGACGAAGATGGTTGGCCACATTACAAAGTAAAAGAAGAATTGCCACCGCTAAAAGCAGGCGAGCAATCGGTTTTGATGAAAGAAGCCATTGTTAATTATTTTATCGAAAGAGAACTAATCGATTAATGATTGCAGACTAACGATTGCAGATTTTAGATTTATCGTGGAAACTTTAAACTTTAAACTTTAAACCTCAAACAAATTTCTTAATTTTGCACACTCAATTATTGGATGAAAATGATAGACAAGATAAAAGAATATATTGGTGAAGCACAAGCTTTTTCAACACAAAATAAAGAAGAACTCGAAGCATTCCGAATCAAATTCTTAGGAAGCAAAGGACTTTTGAAAGATTTTTTCGCTGAGTTCAAAAACGTTCCAAACGAGCAAAAAAAGGAGTTCGGCCAAGTGATTAATTTACTAAAATCTTCTGCCGAAGAAAAAGTAAAAGCTATTCAGGAATCTTTGGAAAGTAAAGAAGAAACTAAAGGCTTTTATGGCGACTTGACTCGCTCTGCCGAACCGGTTATCATTGGTTCGCGTCACCCGATTTCGTTAGTCAAAAATCAAATTATCGATATTTTCTCTAACGTGGGTTTCAATGTTTCCGAAGGACCAGAAATCGAGGACGATTGGCATAATTTCACTGCATTAAACTTGCCAGAATACCATCCGGCGCGAGATATGCAGGATACTTTTTTCATCCAAACCAATCCCGATATTTTGTTGCGTACCCACACCTCCTCCGTGCAAGTGCGTTATATGGAAAACAACAAACCTCCTATCAGAACGATTTCTCCGGGAAGAGTTTTCCGCAACGAAGCAGTTTCGTCACGTTCGCACTGTATTTTCCACCAAGTCGAAGGATTGTATATTGACAAAGACGTTTCCTTTGCCGATTTGAAACAAACGCTATTGTATTTCACCAAAGAAATGTTTGGAAAATCGAAAATTCGTCTTCGTCCGTCTTATTTTCCATTTACAGAACCCAGCGCCGAAATTGATATTTATTGGGGTTTAAAAACCGAAACCGATTATAGAATTACCAAAGGAACCGGCTGGTTAGAAATTGGCGGTTGCGGAATGGTGGATCCGAATGTCTTGAAAAATTGCAACATCAACTCCGACGAATACACAGGTTTTGCCTTTGGAATGGGAATCGAAAGAATAGCGATGTTATTATACCAAATTGGCGATATTCGAATGTTTTACGAAAATGACGTTCGTTTCTTAGAGCAATTTAAGGCATCAATATAATTTTCCATCACCTTTGATAGTATTTAAGTTCAAAACTTTGTGTGCTTTGTGCCTTCATTGTGAACTTTGTGGTTAAGTTTCAATTTTATGAAAAAAGACATCATCATCCCCGAAGTAGAAAACGTTTTCCTCGCCGCAGTCCAGGAATGGAGCGACGACTTTATGGAAAAAGTCTGGTATATTTATCTAGTAAACGACAGCGATTTCAAACTCGATAGCGTAATGGTGGTCTCCAAAGCTTTCGGAACCATCGATGGCGAAATGAAGAAAACATCACTTTTGCGACACGCTTTTATGGAAGTGCCAACAGTTACTTTTGTAAAAGTAGAAATGGTCGAAAAAAGTGTTTTGGTGCTCAACAACGAGTTTATGGTTACTTTCTTTATAGGCAACACCTTATACGATCGAAAATTTTTTTTCAAAGCCAATTCGATCACTCCCGATTATGTCGAGGAAGTGCCACTTTTGTTTGTGGATGGGGTGATTGTGAGGTAGAAAAGAACATAGAGAAACAAATATGAATTTCTTTAACGTTCTGGTGCTTGGTGAGGTCGCGACTTTGGGGTCGATTATTTTCTTTTCAAGATAAAATTTCGTGCGAAATGTAAACGGGTATTTAATAGAAAATTTGCAATATGGCCAAACGCCAGTTACAAGGAGTATTAATTATCTATTAGAAATTCTTTAGGTCTTTTGAGTTCGTACTTTTTCATTTCTTTCATTGTCAATTTTTTTGTCACTTTATAGTTTTCTTCGAATAAGTATTGAACCATTATTGGATAATTCATTAAGTTATTGACACAAACCAAATTTTCATTTACAAAATTATAAAGATTGAAAAGCCAATAATTATGATTTTTATGATTTTGAAGA is part of the Flavobacterium nackdongense genome and encodes:
- a CDS encoding GxxExxY protein, translated to MTENEISKLVFESALKVHKILGPGLLESAYEECMFYELKKSNLKVEKQKALPLVYEEVKLDVGYRIDIIVEDKFIVEIKSVEALNDVHLAQLLTYLRLSDCKLGLLINFNVKLLKEGVRRVVNGIL
- a CDS encoding CvpA family protein, with translation MSFLDIILGCLLALGIFKGIRNGLFVELASLLSLILGIYLAIKFSFLARVMLSAIVHWNPKTIQISAFIITFLVVVIGISLLAKFLTSVADFAQLGVINKLGGGFFRLLKTILILSIFLNLFEKINFNNTFSKKETLDQSLFYRPIQKSAGFIYPSIEKWYEDLKKK
- a CDS encoding BatD family protein is translated as MKRFVIILFLITQSLLAQIQFEAKVSKTTLGLNERLRIDFVMNMDGDNFSQPSFDGFRVVAGPSQQVSQSWVNGRSSFEKIYSYYLLPMQKGNIIIKQATIEYNGQIYKTNPVKISVTNAVQEARDPNDAPQISADNNLYLVADISKTNPYINEPITVVYKLYFSYNIGISNWRELDKPKYNDFWSQNIDIKELVGEEGMFKGEKYRFVVLRKTVLYPQKSGKLVIEPLSLDIDVQLPTNRRDMFGRVVVTNANKRVSAGAKTIAVKALPEAGKPADFSGAVGKFDFKVIPSKTNLKNGESLDLVVSVTGKGNMKLFNLPKPVVPNSLEMYDPVHEEKVNTNLAGMSGKIADKYTIIPQFKGNYPIKPMQFTYFDLGSGTYKTITSPEIMINVMDGPSANDQVASTTPQNSKNIISGSEQFKYIKLKTDLIAMKENDFFGSNTFYTLLFFPFLMLPLIVLFKKKKEAIDSDVFGNRIKMNNRLAKKYLSEAKKQINNKEPFYVALEKAMHNFLKAKLHIETSDMSKTNIQQLLASRTVNAQTIIDFITLTENCELARYAPSSSAEIQKDFEKAVEIISDLEKQIS
- a CDS encoding VWA domain-containing protein, which gives rise to MELDESKYLYLLFIVPILVLLFLYNIYWKRKKQREFGDLDLIKKLSPEKSVFKPILKLVVLLLALVALILGLVNPKIGTKMETVKREGIDIVFAMDVSKSMLAEDVAPNRLEKSKQIVSQIINQLGNDRIGIVAYAASAFPVLPITTDYGVAKMFLQSMNTDIVSSQGTSLDEAIKLSATYFDEKSKTSKLLIMISDGEDHSEGADDAAEEANKLGMKIITIGIGTEKGSTIPIRVNGIVESFKRDANNEVVITKLNKEGLTTIAKATKGGYVDGNNTKAVLDYVKNALDNIQKTEFESTQMANFQSQFQWFLGFAFVLLALDVFLLERRTKWVQKLNLFNEKE
- a CDS encoding tetratricopeptide repeat protein — its product is MKKILFIFLLTTQFFFAQTGFEKGNTLYQKGKYEQAITEYKRILATKQHSADLYFNLGNCYYKLNQVAPAIYNYEKALVLNPEDAEILNNLKFAQKLQIDEIKVIPQVGFSKMVHDFTAIFHYNTWAWLAVGLSTLFLFCFAGYYFSRFTFTKRIFFIGMFILLFTMMICVSAAISEKNHYENERPAIVFAEMVLVKSEPQRASNTVFTLHEGTKVFVRETLDNWRKIQLTDGTEGWIEKTAIKEVK
- a CDS encoding tetratricopeptide repeat protein, with the protein product MIKKYFILVFLFPALAGLGGLFAQEKDKTLPKANDEYTQKNFVEAEANYRISRSKFPRRTVAPFNLGNAIYKQKQAAEAKYAYASALNITKSRVQRHKVFHNLGNVFMNEKDYTNAVEAYKNALRNKPSDDETRYNYALAKKMLKDNPPPKDDKNKDKNKDKDKDKKDDKKDGDKDKKDNKGDQDKKDDKPGEQGQPKPMPGGINKQRTENLLDAVNNEEKKIQDKVNAQKVKGKPVQAEKDW